Within the Glycine max cultivar Williams 82 chromosome 12, Glycine_max_v4.0, whole genome shotgun sequence genome, the region GAattcttcatatttttaattaagagtTTAAGATAATAAGATGTGCAAAAATTATTACTCTTAAAAACTGGTTCTTtgaagacaattttttaaaaaagatataaaaaaatatgcaataaGGTAGTTGatataatagagaaaaaaatattattataaaaataatatatctttttttaaccGAAATactatttgtaaaataattttagtaagTAATTGCACAAAAAGAGATattaaccaacaaaaaaatatcattcacaAATCATGATAAGAGTTTGGCTTAATTGATAGGATAGAGAAACTTAAAACACCAATCATATTCttttatgaaattctttttcgcattcttcaacatttctgtttttttaagaaatgtaATGCACacacaataattttttcaactATTTATACAATACtacttttatgttattttataacatGCAATAAATAATGTGTACAagaaaaattaacacaaaaaatattgttgtaaatttattatacaaataacatTTCTAATAGCATTGtgattgataaatatattttgcaatTCAGTCATATATTAATAGATAACATTATAAATGAATGCCTAAATAATTaggtaaattaatttcaaattcccCTTTAGTTGTCcaattaattcatattttttataataataaataatttatttgtatatttcagATTTGAGTATTCACAATAAAGAATGagacttttgtttttcttttttccaaaattcactttttataCTCACAACTATAAAAAAGTCATTTAATGACGattaaaaatggttttcaaCGATGGTTCCAAATCATCTTTATAGCCGGTGTCATCGAAAGATAACACCATCAACGACAGTTTTACGAAAAATCGTCATAGAAAAATCGATGATATTAAGATAAttgttataataatataatgaccgtcttagaatgtatattttttaagacgatttttatctaataattgtcttagaaaacatatattttaagacggttattataacaaccgtcttagaatatcatatattttagaCCTTTTACTGTTTCATTGTATTTTATGTAGAACCTATTGACTACATTTTCTCTTGAATAATTAAGCATTCTCTCTTTCTAAATTCTAtccaaaatattttgttttatcttccTTTTAATCCCACCCTACCTCTAAATTCAACAAATCTATGTAGATCTAAATCACTAAATAAACTAATATGCAACAAAATTTTCAATCGTTCCTGAGGAGCAACTGCAGTACGTGAGCGGCACAAACACAAAAAAGTTTAGTGTGGTTAAAACTTAACACAACATACACCAAAATAGATCCCAGAATTATTGTCAAGAAATAGTTTCCAAGAAAATTGGATTATGGGTCGTTATATTTGCAACTAAATCTCATCTcactaaaatgaaaatgaaataagtgAATGAAGATTTTCTAGTGAATTTCATTATAAACCACACATACAAGCACAACCTTATTCCAAAACCCCAACACCAAGTGGTTCTTCACAAATCACAAGtcatccaatccaattaaaacaAAACCACACCCATTGACTTCCAAAATCACTCATTTAATTCAAAAGTCAGATTCAAAAAGgccttctacatcggttctaacggcctttctacatcggttatgacGCGTGGTGGTAAACCGGGGTCATTGAatcacaacatcggttttatgacCGTCTTTGAAGGGCGgcttttctacatcggttgtatagctacaaccgatgtagaatgggtaGGTCTCTATAGCGGTTCTAAGGCTGAAAATGATGTTGAATGGGtaggtttctacatcggttgactgataaccgatgtagaaaatgaAAGGTTATTATATCGATTATAattcaaccgatgtagaatgactAGATATGGTAACGTGGCTACATCGGTTATCAATCAACCGATGCAGAAAATGAAAGGTTTTTACATCGTTTATCGTCAAACTGATGTAGTATGAGGAGATTTTCTATATCGTTTATCACTAAACTGATGTAGAATGGACACAAATGGAaaggtttctacatcggtcttcaatcaaccgatgtagaatttgaAGAGTTTTTACATCGTTTATCAcctaaccgatgtagaatgatgatattttttacatCGTTTATAATTGAACCGATGTAgcatatggatttttttttttactttttggaaaTTTATAAACTCAGGTTAAATTAGTACAAGAAGCTACGTTGCTTATATGTAATACAGTACATATAatgaaattcaacaaaatattttgaaccTATGTAATACAATACAAATTCTCAAGCTTACATCTCCAGCATAATGGTTAATTGTGAATAAGTCTCATGAGTTGAGGGAACATGCTGCATAAAACAAGAATATAATTACAATTTCAACtattatataatcaattaaaaatgcaACCCACAAAAGCATATGGATTATGGTAAACAGaagatttcaaaaataactAAAGAAGTAAGAAGATAATACACAATGTTATAttaactaaaaagaaaatagatgaTGAGAAGCACACCATTAACATATATATGGCCCAAAAAGCATTTAAAGTAATTAACTAGTAGgaccaattttaaaaattagacaaaacAGGCCATATAAAATGTCCTGAGTTATAGACATATGactcaaaataaaagaacatcaaAAGTATACTCACAACTGAAATGCCACCTGCTATTGCAGCTTCCATGGCCACTTCTGCACTATAtgtagatgaaaataaaaaagtaagtcAGCATAAAAgcgaattaaaaaatagtattaactAATATAAAGgatttttgggggggggggggggggggggggggaatgcATATGAGAAAGGACCAAACCCTCCATATGTACCATTGAAAAAAGATGTCAGTTTTTTATACCCAATGCGAATCACTAAGCACCAATTTAGACCCTTGTACTAACATTTGCTTCCTATTCATGCAGAGGAAATGTGATCTTAAGCATCCCCCTGGTGATGAAATATACAGAAGTGGTACACTGTCAATGTTTGAGGTACATTTTTTgtcagtattttttttgtcatcagTACCCCGCTTCCATTATGTTCAATTTCTCGatttcaaaatgaattttgaatttcatagtatttttcttaataaattgtTACAATAtcttgtaaaataatatatatgatttgaaTATGATGTGCTAACTTGTGAAAATTCAAACCATAGTGATTGCAATCTGAATCTCAGTGCATGAAACATCCacaaccacaatttaaaactttGCTACTTATGATATTAATGGGTGCTTGAAGGATGTTTCTGTTTCTGTCTGACATGTACAAAGATTGTgctgctgataaaaaaaatgtacaaacatTGTGCTGCTATTCTgcatttttgtgttttgtactctgtttttttttttttttgaaggattAATTATCCTCCTTCAATTGTAATAGAGTTCTTTTTTAAAGCCATTGATCTCCCTTGCCCTAATTTCCCTGGCTTCAACTATTGCTTGATGAGCATCAGCTctgtaatgattttttaaaaaaattctttatctttttctaaaagatttagacaatttttttaattaaattatctaaTGGAAGTCAACGATAAGTAGCTACAAATCTCAAATATtggaaattatttcaatttataaaatgaatgaattttgaGAACGTTGTGTTATGACAGTTGCAAGTGgcaagagttatatatacatttttttgttattaatgatTGATTACTATCATAATGTGATTACTTATAATTATTGCTATATCTGGTAACAGGTCGATGGCAAAAAGAACAAGGTTTATGGGCAGAACTTTTGTTATTTGGCTAAGTTATTTCTTGATCACAAGACCCTCTATTATGATGTAGACCTGTTTCTGTTCTATGTTTTGTGTGAATGTGATGATCGAGGATGTCTCCAAGATAAAATATTGCAGTGTTGTCATTATTTTGCTTTGACATGAGATATTtcagatttttatattttactgcTAATATGCCCATTTAACGTTTGTTTCTGATCTAAATGGCCCACCAAAACTGCCTCTGAATTAGCAAGCAGGaccattaataatataattatgaagTTCTATTTTGGGGAGCTAAGTTTATGATGTTCTTTGACAGACcttaattttagttgttttatgaaaaatgaacttTGTTATAATTTTGACATATTTAACTTtccaacttttttatttattagaattcTTATTTGTTCATTAGTTTCTTTATGTTATGGATAATCTTAttgattttgtttactttttgatGATAAAGGAAAAACATTCTAAGGAATCTTACAATTTGGCATGTATCCTCACCCTACCACCTTACCAAAGGAAAGGCTATGGCAAATTTCTATTTGCATTCTGtaagctctctctctctaaagTTGGTCTCTTTGTATTTGCTAGTTATGTGTGATAAAGTGTGAGTGAagttcatttaaatttcaaaaattgaacAGCATATGAACTGTCCAAAAAGGAGGGCAAAGTTGGTACCATATTCTTTTCTATTAATGTTTctaagacacaaaagaattcatctATTctgtttacaaataaagttcatTTGATTGTGCCTGTGTTCAATTTAATTAACtccaattattatatataaagtataaacgTGAAACCCCAATTATATCAACTAATAATTAACTCTTCTTTTGAGAagccaaagaaaagaaatttttgacAACCCAAGTGTACCTTAGGAACGAAGTATTGCAGGAGCTTCTAGTGCGACGAGAGAGAATATTATTAGTGTTGCACCCACTAACTTTGTTTGAAACTGAAGTGAAGTACACCCATTGTGTTATCAAACTTGTGCTTCCATGTTGAGCCTGCAAATCGAATCCAAATCTAATTTACTTTTGTTAGTGGCACATGGTCAACGGATGcctttacaaaaagaaaaaaaattgaacgatAAAGGTTGTTACAGTCCAAAACGAACAAACTCATAATTCACAAAAATGTGGACCTTGCTGgtgatttattttgtaaatgttCTTAAATCTTGAGGTcagtctttttttttgtgtttcactAATTTAAAGTTGGCTTTCAGTTCAGGAACAACAACTATTTCATGGTTTCATTAAGAAGGATGCCCGAAGGATATGAGTTGATTtctcaattaatttattgagtAAAAATTTCAAGCTGAAATTGGGAAAATAAAGCCAAGATATCGAGGTTACCTTAAAGTAAGCAATTTCTACAACCTTTTCGTCCTCAGTAACTATTGGGCTGCAGGAGATTGAAAAGTAAATGCAATTCAGTCAAAGCCATTCAAAACCCTTCTTTCATACCTTCTTCATGGTACTAATAACCTCAGACTAACTTTGTACAACCCttttaagaaattttgaatATGCCTAAACCCTAGCCCTAACATTCAACCCAAacactaaaaattatttgtgtgCAAACAGGGTTTGGGCAAACAAGTGATTGTAAACACATTTCGTTACCTGTGGTCGAACAAGGGACTGTAGGAGGCAAGGGATGACTCCTGCTACCGCGCGAACTCAGACCACCAAAAAACCCAGCCACACCACGTCGAACTAGACAGGGATGACTGTTGGAAGCACACGAACTCAAGCAAGGGATGACTGCTGGTAACACGCGCAATAGACACGCACGACGGACAACGAGATGCGAGACACAGGCTGAGAGGCAAGATTGAAGCTTTTCGGGCGCGCACGCGTTTCAATAGCTAGGTTTTGTATTTTATTCAGTGAACATCGATAACACATTCCACGttattacaaaattgccactaggtggcattctaagacggtcgtaAGGAACTGCCTTAGATTCTGTgacgtaaaaaaaaatattctgttaattacaaaaatgccaccacgTGGCATTCTAAGGCAGTTCTGTAGAACCGTCTTAGATTCAGTAtcgtaaaaaattaattttctaatagtgcaaattgattaaattcattaaccactctgaaattaaaaaacaaaaaacttgctCATTTAATTCAAATAGAATTACTGTTTAGAAGCAGGCTTTAAGGAGGAACTTAAAAATGACTAATTGACTTACTTAAGTCTATATGTGCATGTGAGCCTACATGCATTATCCTGTAGCACACTTGAGCTGGCCaatgttgaaattaaattaacggTAGCTTCTTGCAGCCACCTATATGGACAAATTGTTTGGATATAAGAAATTACAACTCATATACTTTTGATAAAtgataatagataaaaatgaatatatttatatagtCATGTGAGATATCAACCAATagataataattattcaaagtattaacatcatattattttaatataaataaaataaaaattatatgattcaTAAATATCTAACTTAACTCTGCGTAATTATTAAACTACTTATTTAttcttctttgaaaaaaaaaaagcaaacttATAATAGGAAACGAAATTTGAAGCATGTGAAGttacaaataaaatacaaatgctAAGgcttcatgataaaaaaaaaaaaaagggaacaaAACAGCGTACCACTATTGCTAGATCcaattgaatttatattttttatgtatcttgtatattttttatgtatcatAAAAATCATGGAGTTGAAGTACTAGTTGAGAACATGAATCTATAATAATTTCTGATATGAAATAGTTCCTAAACTGGATCTCATGTACttcataaaatcaaatttccatgaaatttttttgaCTTACCTTCAACATTAATAGAAAAcatgaatattatatattaaaaaaaaattaaaaagttttatttctatttattgt harbors:
- the LOC121173169 gene encoding putative MYST-like histone acetyltransferase 1, which translates into the protein MVKEEERERTIRKCDLKHPPGDEIYRSGTLSMFEVDGKKNKVYGQNFCYLAKLFLDHKTLYYDVDLFLFYVLCECDDRGCHFVYFLMIKEKHSKESYNLACILTLPPYQRKGYGKFLFAFSYELSKKEGKVVQEQQLFHGFIKKDARRI